In Lactococcus protaetiae, the genomic window GGATTAATTGCAAGTAATGCCTCTCGTGCTGCAAAAACTTTGAAATGAGAAAATTCAACATCGGCCGTTGTAAAAAGTGCTTGCCGTTGCAGATTTGATTTTTCAACAATGTCTGGATCAATCAAAAAAAGATGTCCAACTCCAGCGCGAGTCAGTTGTTCGGCGGCATAGGTGCCAAGCGCACCGCAACCCACGATGAGTACACGAGAATTTGCTAGTTTTTCTTGACCAGCAAGTCCGATTTGTGGTACTCGAATTTGTCGGTCATAGCGATTTTTATCTATTTTCATTTAAAAAATTTTCCTATGGCTCATTCGTTGTAATACTGTTTGACATTTTACGCTTGGCGCTGCTTTTTATACTAGCTCAGCTCTAAAGATACTGCTTCTGAAAGGAGCTTTTAGAAATTAAACAGTATTAAGTCTGTTGTATGAGCAAATTGATGCTTTTTTACTCACCTCAAAGAACAGAAAGCTTTACCAAATTCAAGCAAAGCGAACTCACCGCAAATATGCTAAAATAAGATTAAGTAATCTAAATAAACAACGCGATGTTGTTTCAGAGATATTGTAACACACTTTATACAAATTTTCACAAAGAAAATAAATATTAAATAAAATAAAGGATAAATAAAATGGTCTGAAGCCTTGTATTCATTGCAAAAAGGCTTATAAAAAATTTCTCTACTTGAGCTATCAAAGTGAAAATGATGTCATAACTTTGCCACTTTTGCTCGAAAAAGGTAAATCAGATTAATAGAATAAAAAAATGAATTTTAAAATTTTCGCTGAACTCATTGAACTCAAAGCCAAGACAGCTTCGGTTTTCCCTTTTTTATTGGGACTTGGCTATTCGCTCTATCATTACAAGACCGCAAATGTTCTACCACTTGTTATTTACTTCATTGCGATGTTTTTGTTTAATTGTTTTGTTGACATTTGGGACAATTACAATGATTATCATAATGCGGTAGATACCGCTGATTATCAAAAAAATACTAATATTATTGGTCGAGAAAAAATTCCAATGAAGTTGATTAAAGGATTGCTTGCTTTTTTCTTCATTGTTTCCTTAGTTTTAGGGTTGATTGTAGCGAGTATGACCGGTTGGGCGGTCTTTTTCCTCGGTTTAATCTGTTATGCTGTTGGAATTTTTTATGCAGGTGGACCTAAACCCTTGTCATCTTTACCTGTAGGAGAGTTTCTCTCAGGGATAACGATGGGATATATCATTTTCCTTATCTGTGTTTATATCAATGCACATGGTATGTTTGTATGGTCATGGGCAACGATTGGAAGCACCTTTCTAATTTCTCTTCCAAATACTCTGTTAATTGCTAATCTGATGTTGGCAAATAATACTTGTGATTTAGAAGAAGATGAAGCAAACCATCGTTTTACAATTGTGCATTATATTGGACGTCAAGGGGCACTGCTATGGTGGAAAGCAGCCCTTATCATCGCCTTTTTATCGGTGATTTTGTCAGTGATTTTAGGATTGCTTTCTCCAGTCAGTTTAGCCATTATCATTATTATTCCACTAATGATAAAATTTGCACGACCTTATCTAAAAAAACAAGTCAAACGAGAAACCTTTATCTGTTCTGTTAAGATATTGATGGTTTTCCAACTTTATCAAGTGCTACTGTTGTTTATTAGCTTAATTTTTCGTCGATAAAAATTCTGTCAGTACTGACAGAATAAAAAAATCACTGACAGTTTTTTGTCAGTGATTTTTTTATTTACAGCAGTCATGCGTGTGCTCTTTTGCTTCATGTAAATCAGTAGGGAGTACGGACACTCCTTTCACAGGGCAACTGTTAACATTACAATCTTCACAGGCTCCTTTGCTTCGGATTGTCTTGAAAATCGCAAAAGCTGTGATGATGAGAATAATCGCTAAGATAATAAAACTTGCTAAGTTCATAAATATTGCTACCTCCTAAAGTTCATTGAGTGCTGGTCGAGGACTTTTCCTGAAAATGAAATATAACCCAATCAGCAATACAATAATTGCTAATATTGTCATGGTTTGAATACCATATCCACTAATTGCTCGTCCCAGCTGATAAATGATGAAGCTCATGCTGTAAGCGACTAAAGTTTGGAAGCCTACTGCGCGAATTGTCCATTTTAAGTCTCCCATTTCCTTATAAATCGTAGAAATAGCGGCTACACAAGGGGCGCAAAGCAAATTGAAGACAAGGAGAGAATAAGCAGAAAGTGGGGTGTAAGCCTGACGGACGTTCTCCCATAGGACATGTGTTGAATCTGAACCATGCGCATAAAGTACACCCATCGTTCCGACGATTGTTTCTTTGGCAATCAAACCAGTAAGCGTAGCCACAGTAGCACGCCATTCACCGAAACCAAGTGGAGCAAAGAAGATGGCAACGACTTTACCGAAGTCTGCCAAAATAGAATGGCTAGAATCAACTTGTTGGAAATCCCAAGCGTAGTTTGAAGTAAACCAAATCAGAACATTCATCGCAAAAATAATTGTTCCTGCACGCTTGATAAAGCTAAATGCACGGTCAAAAGCGTACTTGAAGACAGTGAGGGCGTGTGGGAGATGATACATCGGTAATTCCATGATGAAAGCGGAGGTATCACCAGAAAACATTCGTGTTTTCTTGAGAATGATTCCAGATAAAATAATCATTCCCATTCCTAAGAAATAAGCACTAGGCGCTACCCAGCTCGCGTGTCTAAAGAAAGCACCAGAAACAAGTGCAATAATTGGCAACTTAGCCGAACAAGGCATAAAAGTTGTAACCATAATTGTAATTTTTCGGTCACGCTCTTGCTCGATTGTACGTGTTGCCATAATCCCAGGAACACCGCAACCAGAAGCGATAAGCATTGGAATAAATGATTTACCAGATAAACCAAAGCGACGGAAGATACGGTCCATGACGAATGCAACCCGAGCCATATATCCAGAATCTTCAAGGATTCCAAGCAATAGAAAAAGTACAAATATCTGTGGTACAAAACCCAAAATCGCACCGATACCAGCTACAACACCGTTTAAGACCAAGTCTTGAAGCCAAGGAACAATCGCAAGACTATGCATTCCAGCAGAAATCCAGCTAGGTATGAGCTGACCAAAGAAAACATCATTGACCCAGTCCGTTGCAGCAGTACCAACGGTTTGGATAGAAAGGAAATAAACCAACCACATGATAAAGATAAAAATTGGTAATCCTAACCACTTGTGAGTGATGATACGGTCAATTTTATCAGTCATATTTGCTTTTCCAGTTGATGTATCACTTACACAAAGATTGACAATATGACCGATAAGATCATAACGTTCGTTGACAATGATAGATTCACGGTCATCAACCATAATTTTTTCGGTAATACTGACAATTTCTTCAAGCTCAGACTTTTGGTTTTCTGTCAGTACTGACAGCGCAATTTTGTCAGCTTCAAAAGCTTTGATTTGGTCAAAGCGGCTTGTAAAGCCAGTCACTTTAGCGATTTCAGAAAGCGCCCCTTCAAGCCTGTGGTCATAATCTAATGGCTTAATCTCATGGGTCTTTAATGCAAGATTGACCGCTTCATTTAAACCTTTGTTTTTTATGGCAGAAGTAGTAACAACAGGAAGCCCCAGACTATAAGATAATTTTTCTGTGTCAATCTTTTTGCCAAGAGATTCAACCAAGTCACTCATATTCAAAGCAAGAACCATTGGAATACCAAATTCCATGAGTTGTAAAGTGAGATACAGGGAGCGCTCAAGATTTGTTGAATCCACAATATTAATCAGCACATCAGGAGGGGTTTTAGATAGAAAGTCACGTGCGACTTGCTCATCTGGTGAGTAAGGAGAGAGCGAGTACAGACCTGGTAAATCTTGGATACAAATTGATTTATCTTTTTTATAAAAACCAGATTTACGTTCAACAGTAACACCAGGCCAGTTCCCAACTTGTTGATTTGAACCAGTCAGTATATTAAAGATACTCGTTTTTCCGCTATTGGGATTACCAAGCAATGCAATTATTTTCATATTCATCTAATTTTTCATTTTTGACAGTCGTCCTGTGAAGTCAATTTTAACTTAGCAGCATTAAGCTCTACTTTCGTTCCACTTTATAGCAGAACCGCGCCTTGAGGAAAGGGAATCAGGTAAAAGCAAAATGAATTAACTTGTCAGTAAGGTTGTTCTAGAACGACTTTAATTTTTTCAGCATCCATTTTTCGAAGTGAAAGGGCATATCCGCGGAGATGAAGCTCAATTGGGTCACCGAGAGGTGCAAGTTTCTGGACATAAATACTCGTTCCGCGTGTAATTCCCATATCCATTAATCGTCGTTTAATTTCGCCCGCAGCATCTACCAAACGAACAATTCCAGTTTGACCAACCTGTAAAGTAGATAAGCCAACGACCTGTTCAGCAGAGCGCTCATTTTTAACAAAAATCTGTTTCAAAAATTGAGCGCTTAGTGCAATACGTGAATGATCTATTTTGACAATAGCATTCTCTCCATCACTTGAAACGAGAGTTACCTTCTTGTCAGTAATAAATCCCATCTCGCGCAATTTTGACTGATTAGCACCAAATATTTTATCTATATAGTAAATTTGTCCCACATGGGTGGTATCAAGTGTCTTCATAGTTCCTCCAATTCTGTCAATCGCGACAAAAATGTAAAACAGTTTTTACATTGTCTATTATAGCAAAGTGTGAAAAAGAATACAAAGATTTATCGAAGAAAACAACACAGTGTCGTTAAACGTTGATGTGAAAGGCTTTGCAACAAAATGTAAAAAAACCTTTACACTCATATATATTGCGGATTGACGGGACTTTGTACTATACTTGAGAGGTATAAAACTCTAGAAAATAATTTATCCATTATGAAAGGGACCGGAATTATGAGAAAACCACGTTTTTTCAACGTCGTTGAGAAATTCAATGGGTCGTTCACTCAGCTTGAAGAAAATAATCGCCGCTGGGAAGATATATATCGCAGACGTTGGGCGCATGATAAAATAGTTCGTACGACTCACGGTGTCAACTGTACTGGCTCATGCTCTTGGAACGTCTTTGTCAAGCAAGGGATTATCACCTGGGAGCATCAAGCAACAGACTATCCTTCGTGTGGTCCAGATATGCCTGAATATGAACCACGTGGTTGTCCTCGTGGTGCAAGCTTTAGTTGGTATGAATACAGTCCATTACGTATTAAATATCCCTATATTCGTGGTGTACTTTGGACAATGTGGCTTGAAGCCAAAAACCTATTTGCAGGAGATTCAGTTGCAGCATGGAAGTCTATCGTAGAGAATCCAGAAAAATCACGCGAATATAAAGCAGCGCGTGGACATGGTGGACTTGTACGAGTTAAATGGTCTGATGCGCTTGAGCTTATCTCAGCTATGCTGACTTATACGATTAAAACGTATGGTCCCGACCGTCTTGTTGGTTTCTCACCTATTCCAGCGATGTCAATGATTTCTTTTGCCTCTGGGGCGCGTTTCTTATCACTTTTGGGTGGTGAGATGTTGTCATTTTATGATTGGTATGCCGATTTGCCACCCGCTTCTCCACAAATTTGGGGAGAGCAAACTGACGTTCCAGAATCAGCGGATTGGTATAACTCTCAATATATTATGATGTGGGGTTCAAATGTCCCATTAACTCGGACACCAGATGCTCACTTTATGACAGAAGCGCGTTATAAAGGAGCTAAAGTTGTTGCAGTAAGCCCAGACTATGCCGAAAATGTTAAATTCGCAGATAACTGGCTGGCACCGCATCCAGGAACAGATGCGGCCTTAGCTCAAGCGATGACATATGTTATCTTAAAAGAATATTATGTTGATCGCCAAGTTCCTTACTTCATTGAGTATACAAAGCAATACACAGACCTTCCATTCTTGATTCTTTTAGATAAAGATGATAATGGAAATTATAAGTCAGGGCGTTTTCTTCGTATTTCTGATCTCCATGGCAAAAACTCGGAAGAAAATTCAGAATGGAAACCAGTTCTAATTGATGAAAATGATCAACAAATTAAAGTTCCAAATGGAACAATCGGTCAGCGTTGGGACCATTCAGAAAAATGGAATCTAAAACTTGGGGGATTAATCCTAAATTATCAATTTTAGAAGAAAATACACCACATGTTAAAATTGATTTTCCTTATTTTGATGAAGCAGGGTCAAGTATTTTGACTCGGAATGTTCCTGTGAAGCCTGTGATTTTTGAGGATGGCACAGAACATCTTGTCACTACTGTGTTTGATTTACAAATGTCGCAGTATGGTGTGAAACGCGTAGCCAGTGATGACCTTGCTGCTAAAGGATATGATGACTTAGACTCACCATACACACCTGCTTGGCAAGAAAAAATTACAGGGGTTAAAGCTTCACTCGCTATTCAAATCGGTCAAGAATTTGCACAAAATGCCGAGGATACCAAAGGTAAAACAATGGTCATTATTGGTGCGGGTGTCAATCACTGGTTCAACTCTGATATGATTTATCGTAGTGTCATCAATATGTTGGCTTTGACAGGCTGTATTGGTGTTTCTGGTGGTGGCTGGGCTCACTATGTTGGTCAAGAAAAACTCCGTCCAGCAGAAGGTTGGGCAGCAGTTACATTTGCTAACGACTGGAACCCAGGTGCTGCACGTCAACAAAATGGAACTTCTTTCTTTTACTTTGCTTCAGACCAATGGAAGTATGATGAGATGGATAATGAAGCGCTTAAATCTCCGTTAGCAAATAAAACATCCAATAGCTATAAACATCCAGCAGACTATAACCAAATGGCAGTTCGATTAGGATGGTTACCAAGTTATCCACAATTTAATCGTAATTCACTTGATTTTGTAAAGCAATATGGTACGACCGATATTGAAGAAATCAAACCACGTATTGTTGAAGAACTCAAATCAGGCAGCTTACAATTTGCTGTAGAAGCACCAGACCGTAAGGAAAATCAACCTAAAGGCATGTTTATCTGGCGTTCAAATCTTTTTGCCTCATCAGGTAAAGGGGCAGAGTATTTCATGAAGCATCTTTTGGGAGCTGAGAATGGTCTGCTTGCCAAAACAAATGATAACTTCAAACCTGAAGAAATGGAATGGAATGAAGAGGAAGTCACAGGTAAACTTGACCTTGTAACAACGCTTGATTTTCGGATGGTAACAACACCAATGTACTCTGATATTGTTTTGCCAGCAGCAACATGGTATGAAAAAGAGGATTTATCTTCAACAGATATGCATCCATTTATACATCCGTTTAATGCTGCGGTAAGTCCACTTTGGGAATCAAAAACAGACTGGAATATTTTCCGTGAACTTGCTAAAACTTTCCAAGAAATGGCAAAAAAAGAATTTGATGGACCAGTCTATGATATTCATACTAGCCCGTTGGCACATGATTCAAAAGCTGAAATTGCTCAACCGTTTGGTCAAGTTAAGGACTGGAAAAAAGGTGAAATTGAGGCTATTCCTGGGCAAACAATGCCAAACATTAAGCTTGTAAAACGCGATTACACGAAGCTGTATGACCAATATATTGCACTTGGTCCCAACCTTGCCAAAGGAAAAGTTGGCGCGATTGGTTTATCTTACCCAGTAGCTAAGCAGTATGAGGAACTGAAACACACGCTTCAAACCTATAAAACAGGAAGCAATGCTGGACTTCCTAAAATTTATGAAGCGAAACAAGTGGCTGATGCAATCCTGACACTTTCATCTACTTCAAACGGTAAAGTTAATATGGAAGCGTGGAAAGCTGCTGAAGAAGAACACGGGGTAGATTTACTTGATATTGGTGGAGGCTATGAGCAACAAAAGATGACTTTCAAAGATATCACAGCTCAACCTCGTGAATCTTATCCAACACCAATCGGTACTTCTGCTAAAAAAGATGGCGAACGCTATTCAGCATTCTCTCTACATATTGAGCGTTTGGTACCTTTCCGTACATTGACAGGACGTCAACAATTCTATATTGATCATGAAATTTTCCAAGAATATGGAGAAAATCTTTCAACGTATAAACCTACTTTACCTCCACAAGTGATGGGCCAAAAGATGCAGACATCAAAGTGGCAGAGGGTAAAGAAATTACTTTGCGTTATATGACACCACATGGTAAATGGAACATACATACCATGTATCAGGATAATATTCATATGCTGACCCTTTTCCGCGGTGGTCCAAATGTTTGGCTTTCGATTGAGGATGCGAAGAAATTGGAAATTAAAGATAATGATTGGCTAGAACTTTACAACCGAAATGGTGTGGTAACAGCAAGAGCAGTCGTTTCACACCGGATGCCAGAAGGTACAATGTATATGTATCATGCTCAGGATGCTACTGTTCAAGTGCCACTTTCAAATATTACTGGGAATCGTGGTGGCTCGCATAATGCTCCTACACAAATTCATATCAAGCCAACGCAAATGGTTGGAGGATATGCGCAACTTTCTTATGGCTGGAACTACTATGGTCCAATCGGAAATCAGCGTGATTTATATGTCAATGTTAGAAAATTGGACAAGGTAGATTGGTCTAATACAGAAGGAGGCGACTCATGAAAGTAAAAGCACAAATCGGTATGGTGCTCAACCTTGATAAATGTATCGGTTGTCATACTTGCTCTGTGACTTGTAAAAATACTTGGACTAATCGTCCAGGAACTGAATATATGTGGTTTAACAATGTCGAAACAAAGCCTGGTGTGGGTTATCCAAAGCGTTGGGAAGACCAAGAAAAATATGCTGGTGGTTGGAAAGTTAATAAGAATGGTAAGCTAACTTTGAAAGCTGGAGGAAAGGCTGAAAAAGTAGCAACCTTTAGTATTTTTTACAATGCTGATATGCCAGAGCTTGATGATTATTATGAACCTTGGACTTACGACTATCGCAATCTTTTTGGAAAAGCTCAAAAACACCAACCTGTAGCGCGGGCAAAATCACAAATTACGGGTGAAAATATTGATCTTAAATGGGGACCAAACTGGGATGATGATTTAGCAGGAGGGAACATTCTATCGCTAATGACCCTAATATTGCTAAAATTGAATCAGATATTAAGGCTAACTTTGAGACGACATTTATGATGTATTTGCCTCGTCTTTGTGAACATTGTTTAAACCCTGCTTGTGTAAGTTCTTGCCCATCAGGAGCGATGTATAAACGTGATGAAGATGGGATTGTTTTGGTCAATCAAGACCATTGTAAAGGTTGGCGTTTTTGTGTAAGTTCTTGCCCTTACAAAAAAGTTTACTTTAATTGGTCGACACACAAGGCCGAAAAATGTACTTTCTGTTATCCACGTATTGAGGAAGGTTTACCAACGGTATGCTCTGAAACTTGTGTGGGACGGATTCGTTATATTGGTGTGATGCTTTATGATGCCGATCGTGTGGCTGAGGCAGCCAGCGAGCCAGATGAAAAATTACTTTATCAACGTCAACTTGAAGTTTTTCTTGACCCTTATGACTCTAAAGTGATTGAGGCGGCGCGTGCTGAGGGAATTTCTGAGGACATGATTGAGGGGGCGCAAAATTCTCCTGTCTATCGGATGGTCATGGAAGAAAAAATTGCCTTTCCTTTGCACCCTGAATATCGTACCATGCCAATGGTTTGGTATTGTCCACCGCTTAGTCCAATCATGAGCTATTTTGAAGGAAAAAATTCGCTGAAAAATCCTGAGATGATTTTCCCAGGTATTGATGAGATGCGTATTCCTGTGGACTATTTGGCATCAATCTTGACAGCTGGCAACGTGGAACCAGTTAAGGCTGCACTTTACAAGTTGGCGATGATTCGTTTGTATATGCGTGCGGCAACTTCAGGAAAAGAATTTGATGAAGCGAAGTTGAAAATGGTTGGTTTGACAAAGGAATCAGCTACTTCACTCTATCGTTTGCTTGCGATTGCTAAATATGAAGACCGCTTTGTGATTCCTAAGGCGCATAGGGAAGAACAATTTGAAGATGTAGAAAAAGCGCAAGGTGCTTTAGGCTACGATGAATGTAATGGTTGTTCGTTGGCTGATTTACATTCGTCAATGATTCAAAAAGCTCAGAAAGGGAAATCTGGTTCAGATATTTACGCTGAAAGCTTCTATGGAGGAATTTGGCGTGATTAATGTTCGAGAGTTGGAACGTTTGAGAAAGAGTTTTTTGCTTCTTTCTCAAGCAATTGATTTTCCAGATGATGAGGTAAGAAGTCAGGACTTTGCAATGGAAGTGTTAAAAAACTTTCCTCAGATTCCCGAAAAAAATCAATTTTTAAGTGTTTTGAAGGAGTTTCAGGCTAAGTCTTTACAAGAACTACAAGAAAATTATACAGGACTCTTTGAACTAAATAAGCGAATTACGATGTACTGTACCTATTATCGTTTTGAGGATTCACGTGAGCGTGGAGGGATTTTGGCAAAATTGAAAATGCTCTATGAGATGTTTGGTGTAGAGCTTGATATGGCTGAAATGACGGACTATTTGCCTACGATGTTGGAATTTCTGGGACTTGGCGTGTGGACAGATGGACCCGTAGAAGATACTCGAATTGAAGATTTGAATTTGTTATTTTCTGTGTTAGAAGATGGAACTTATGAGATTCTAAAGCAGGCAAAAGAGCTTGTAGATGAGCCATATTTAGACTTGGTTCGCTTAATTCGTAGTAGCTTACGGTATTGCATTATTGATGGAGGAGATAACGCAGAGATGAGGAAAGGAGAAAAAGCTTAGATGACTCAGTTTTGGAACTTTATGCTTTGGGTGGTTTACCCATATTTGATGCTTGGTTCGTTTTTCATCGGAACAGTTGTTCGAATGAGAAAACCCGGCTCTGTTACTGCGAAATCAAGTGAACTCATGGAGAAGAAGCGCTTGATTTGGGGGTCGATTCTTTTCCATATTGGGATTCTTGGGGTATTTGGTGGACACGTGATTGGTATTTTTATTCCAGAAACGTTTACGGACTCAATCGGGATTACTAATGAGTTCTATCATAAGGTGCTTGCGATGGGAATTGGTGGTGTGTTTGGTGCAATGACTCTTGTAGGAATTATTGTACTGACTTATCGTCGTTTTACGAGTAAGCGTGTTGCTGCAACTTCTACGCTAAATGATAATGTTGTGATTGTGGCATTGTTGGTTACGATTGTGCTTGGGATGATGAGCTCATTTTGGCAGGTCCTATGACACCTGGATTTGATTATCGTACGACAATTGGAGTTTGGGGACGTGGTTTATTTGCTTTCAGTCCGGCTTGGAATTTGATGAATAATATTCCATTATTTTATAAGTTGCACATCATTTGTGGCTTGGCTATGTTTGGATTTTTCCCTTATACGCGGTTAGTTCATGCACTTTATGTTCCTTTGCATTATATTTTCCGTCGTTTTGTGGTTTATCGTCGGTATTCACGTCGTTAAAAGAAAAAATCCAGCTTAGCTGGGTTTTTTAGTCACTGACAGCTTTCTGTCAGTGCTGATGAGTCTGATTTATCATAAATTAGTTTATGTTTTTTGAGTCAAGAGTGAAAAAACTTGGGTAATGTTTATTGATAGTTGTGGTTGGTAAGCTCAATCTCAGGCAGGGTTATTGAGGTTGCTTGGATAGAGGCTAAAAAATCTTGCATTCGACGGTTTTTATTTTCCAGAAAGTCTTGTATTTGGGTATGGCTGAAAGTAAGGTGAGCAATGGTGAAATTATTTTTGATATAAGTATTTTTTACTGACAGAAGTTCTGTCAGTGATTGTACCGAAATCTCTGGATAATCTACGGCTAAAATTAGATAATCATGTGTATTTTTAGCTATTGATGAAACGGTGTATAAGCCTGCTAGTGGTCCTTCTCCAGCGAAAAGTGAATGGTCAGTAACAATGTGTGCTGATGGAAGTTGTTTTTTGATTTGAGGAAGATTAGAATGGCTTGCAACGATATAAGTTTTTTCTGTCAGTGCTGACAGTTTTCTGTAAGCGATTTCTGTCCAAGTTTGATTGGAGCTTTTATCTAAAAATAGAGCTTTATCTCCGTTTTTAAAGCGACTGGACTTTCCACCCGCTAGAATGATTCCGATAGTCATGGTTTTATTTTATCATAAAGCTTGTGAGCTTGACTTGTTTTGCTTTTGATTGGCTGTCTTGTAACTTCATGATGTCAAAATGCTGCTATATGGTCGTTGAAGAAGTTAATAAAAAAGCATAATGGATGATTTTGGTTTACGAATTTCTTTGTGCGACTGTGCTATAAAAGCTTGTTTGAGTTTGAAAGATAGACTAGTATGAAGTCTGGATTAGAGCCAGATTTCCTTGAGAATAGCTCTTAACTTTGGACTTTTAAAAAAGAAAAAATGAAGTCAAGACTTATTCAGTGGAGTTTCAATTCACCACTGAATTTAAGGTACAACCTCTAGGTGTAACAACTAAGCGACCTGTACGCAGCTAAAGCTGCAACAGTCTGCTTAACATCTTCGATATGAGGTCACACCTCCGCTTCACTTCGTTATCCATTCGCTCTAAGCGACTAAAGTCGCAAGGCGAAGTGGTCTTTTCCAAGAAGCCTAGGCGCTAAAAGCGCCAACGCCCTATGGCAGTCGGACGAAATTCAAAGTTAGTGCTGCTTCATTC contains:
- a CDS encoding NTP transferase domain-containing protein, encoding MTIGIILAGGKSSRFKNGDKALFLDKSSNQTWTEIAYRKLSALTEKTYIVASHSNLPQIKKQLPSAHIVTDHSLFAGEGPLAGLYTVSSIAKNTHDYLILAVDYPEISVQSLTELLSVKNTYIKNNFTIAHLTFSHTQIQDFLENKNRRMQDFLASIQATSITLPEIELTNHNYQ
- a CDS encoding respiratory nitrate reductase subunit gamma, with product MTPGFDYRTTIGVWGRGLFAFSPAWNLMNNIPLFYKLHIICGLAMFGFFPYTRLVHALYVPLHYIFRRFVVYRRYSRR
- the narJ gene encoding nitrate reductase molybdenum cofactor assembly chaperone, with translation MEEFGVINVRELERLRKSFLLLSQAIDFPDDEVRSQDFAMEVLKNFPQIPEKNQFLSVLKEFQAKSLQELQENYTGLFELNKRITMYCTYYRFEDSRERGGILAKLKMLYEMFGVELDMAEMTDYLPTMLEFLGLGVWTDGPVEDTRIEDLNLLFSVLEDGTYEILKQAKELVDEPYLDLVRLIRSSLRYCIIDGGDNAEMRKGEKA
- a CDS encoding prenyltransferase, coding for MNFKIFAELIELKAKTASVFPFLLGLGYSLYHYKTANVLPLVIYFIAMFLFNCFVDIWDNYNDYHNAVDTADYQKNTNIIGREKIPMKLIKGLLAFFFIVSLVLGLIVASMTGWAVFFLGLICYAVGIFYAGGPKPLSSLPVGEFLSGITMGYIIFLICVYINAHGMFVWSWATIGSTFLISLPNTLLIANLMLANNTCDLEEDEANHRFTIVHYIGRQGALLWWKAALIIAFLSVILSVILGLLSPVSLAIIIIIPLMIKFARPYLKKQVKRETFICSVKILMVFQLYQVLLLFISLIFRR
- the feoB gene encoding ferrous iron transport protein B; amino-acid sequence: MKIIALLGNPNSGKTSIFNILTGSNQQVGNWPGVTVERKSGFYKKDKSICIQDLPGLYSLSPYSPDEQVARDFLSKTPPDVLINIVDSTNLERSLYLTLQLMEFGIPMVLALNMSDLVESLGKKIDTEKLSYSLGLPVVTTSAIKNKGLNEAVNLALKTHEIKPLDYDHRLEGALSEIAKVTGFTSRFDQIKAFEADKIALSVLTENQKSELEEIVSITEKIMVDDRESIIVNERYDLIGHIVNLCVSDTSTGKANMTDKIDRIITHKWLGLPIFIFIMWLVYFLSIQTVGTAATDWVNDVFFGQLIPSWISAGMHSLAIVPWLQDLVLNGVVAGIGAILGFVPQIFVLFLLLGILEDSGYMARVAFVMDRIFRRFGLSGKSFIPMLIASGCGVPGIMATRTIEQERDRKITIMVTTFMPCSAKLPIIALVSGAFFRHASWVAPSAYFLGMGMIILSGIILKKTRMFSGDTSAFIMELPMYHLPHALTVFKYAFDRAFSFIKRAGTIIFAMNVLIWFTSNYAWDFQQVDSSHSILADFGKVVAIFFAPLGFGEWRATVATLTGLIAKETIVGTMGVLYAHGSDSTHVLWENVRQAYTPLSAYSLLVFNLLCAPCVAAISTIYKEMGDLKWTIRAVGFQTLVAYSMSFIIYQLGRAISGYGIQTMTILAIIVLLIGLYFIFRKSPRPALNEL
- a CDS encoding ferrous iron transport protein A → MKTLDTTHVGQIYYIDKIFGANQSKLREMGFITDKKVTLVSSDGENAIVKIDHSRIALSAQFLKQIFVKNERSAEQVVGLSTLQVGQTGIVRLVDAAGEIKRRLMDMGITRGTSIYVQKLAPLGDPIELHLRGYALSLRKMDAEKIKVVLEQPY
- the narI gene encoding respiratory nitrate reductase subunit gamma; the protein is MTQFWNFMLWVVYPYLMLGSFFIGTVVRMRKPGSVTAKSSELMEKKRLIWGSILFHIGILGVFGGHVIGIFIPETFTDSIGITNEFYHKVLAMGIGGVFGAMTLVGIIVLTYRRFTSKRVAATSTLNDNVVIVALLVTIVLGMMSSFWQVL